In one Aquabacterium sp. OR-4 genomic region, the following are encoded:
- a CDS encoding glycerophosphodiester phosphodiesterase family protein produces the protein MKTIVATTLAAAAAIACALPAQASTWNTLDGAAPIVIAHRGASGYRPEHTLASYALAIQMGANYIEPDLVMTRDGHLIARHEPVLDGTTNVASVFDASRKTTRMLDGVSTTAYFADTFTLAEIKTLSAVQTRGRTVDYGSHITRYDSDRSIPTLDEVIALAKAQSTATGRTIGIYPELKHSTYTSQQAQALGFSATYFEDKLVSTLHAAYGNSANAPVFIQSFEVNNLQYLNTRTDIKLVQLVDADDVRADGSMSLVAPYDRPYDQAARGRTVTFADLVSDVGLRMVATYADGIGPWKPYLVKTVDDGIDRTGDGVVNINDRLVVGSTGVIEAAHAAGLLVHTWTFRNDASGYGFADPQAEMQYYYSLGVDGLFTDFTDTGVAALAAAAVPEPGTYALMLGGLLAVGAAARRRRGG, from the coding sequence ATGAAGACCATCGTCGCGACCACCCTGGCCGCCGCTGCCGCCATCGCCTGCGCCCTGCCGGCACAGGCCAGTACCTGGAACACGCTGGACGGCGCCGCGCCGATCGTGATCGCCCACCGCGGCGCCTCGGGCTACCGCCCCGAGCACACGCTGGCGTCTTATGCACTGGCCATCCAGATGGGGGCCAACTACATCGAGCCCGACCTGGTGATGACCCGCGACGGCCACCTGATCGCGCGCCACGAGCCCGTGCTGGACGGCACCACCAACGTGGCCTCGGTGTTCGATGCCAGCCGCAAGACCACGCGCATGCTCGACGGCGTGAGCACCACCGCCTACTTCGCCGACACCTTCACGCTGGCCGAGATCAAGACCCTCAGCGCGGTGCAGACCCGCGGCCGCACGGTCGACTACGGCAGCCACATCACCCGCTACGACAGCGACCGCTCGATCCCGACGCTGGACGAGGTCATCGCGCTGGCCAAGGCGCAGAGCACGGCCACCGGCCGCACCATCGGCATCTATCCCGAGCTCAAGCACAGCACCTACACCTCGCAGCAGGCGCAGGCCCTGGGCTTCTCGGCCACCTACTTCGAGGACAAGCTGGTCAGCACCCTGCACGCGGCCTACGGCAACAGCGCCAATGCGCCGGTGTTCATCCAGAGCTTCGAGGTCAACAACCTGCAGTACCTGAACACCCGCACCGACATCAAGCTGGTGCAACTGGTGGACGCCGACGACGTGCGCGCCGACGGCTCGATGTCGCTGGTGGCGCCCTACGACCGGCCCTACGACCAGGCCGCACGCGGGCGCACGGTGACCTTTGCCGACCTGGTCAGCGATGTCGGCCTGCGCATGGTGGCCACCTATGCCGACGGCATCGGCCCCTGGAAGCCCTACCTGGTGAAGACCGTCGACGACGGCATCGACCGCACCGGTGACGGCGTGGTCAACATCAACGACCGCCTGGTCGTCGGCTCCACCGGCGTGATCGAGGCCGCGCATGCCGCCGGGCTGCTGGTGCACACCTGGACCTTCCGCAACGACGCCAGCGGCTACGGCTTTGCCGACCCGCAGGCCGAGATGCAGTACTACTACAGCCTGGGCGTGGACGGCCTGTTCACCGACTTCACCGACACCGGCGTGGCCGCCCTGGCCGCCGCCGCGGTGCCCGAGCCCGGCACCTACGCGCTGATGCTCGGCGGCCTGCTGGCCGTGGGCGCCGCGGCACGCCGCCGCCGCGGCGGCTGA